From Methanococcus maripaludis, the proteins below share one genomic window:
- a CDS encoding elongation factor EF-2 — MGRRAKMVEKVKTLMETHEQIRNMGICAHIDHGKTTLSDNLLAGAGMISKELAGDQLALDFDEEEAARGITIYAANVSMVHEYSGKEYLINLIDTPGHVDFGGDVTRAMRAIDGAVVVCCAVEGVMPQTETVLRQALKEKVKPVLFINKVDRLINELKLTPEELQGRFMKIIAEVNKLIEKMAPEEFKKEWLCDVANGKVAFGSAYNNWAISVPYMQRSGISFKDIIDYCEQENQKELAEKAPLHEVVLDMSIKHLPNPLTAQKYRIPNIWKGDAESTIGKSMVACDPNGPLAGVVTKIIVDKHAGAISACRLFSGRIKQGDDLYLVGSKQKARAQQVSIFMGAERVQVPSISAGNICALTGLREATAGETVCSPSEILEPGFESLSHTSEPVITVAIEAKNTKDLPKLIEILRQIAREDNTVRVEINEETGEHLISGMGELHIEVITNTKIGRDGGIEVDVGEPIVVYRETIMGTSPEIEGKSPNKHNKLYMIAEPMEESVYAAYVEGKLHDEDYKKKTTADGEARLVEAGLEKDQAKKVMSIYNGNMIVNMTRGIVQLDEARELIIEGFKEGVRNGPLAAEKVQGVKIRLVDATFHEDAIHRGPAQIIPAVRFGVRDAVAQAKPVLLEPMQSVYINTPQDYMGDGMKEINNRRGQILDMEQEGDMSIIKSSVPVAEMFGFAGAIRGATQGRCLWSVEFSGFERVPNELQPKIAKQIRDRKGLKSE, encoded by the coding sequence ATGGGAAGAAGAGCAAAAATGGTTGAAAAGGTCAAAACCTTAATGGAAACACATGAACAAATTAGAAACATGGGTATCTGTGCTCACATTGACCACGGTAAAACCACATTATCAGACAACTTGCTTGCAGGAGCAGGTATGATCTCCAAAGAATTAGCTGGAGACCAGCTTGCACTTGACTTCGATGAAGAAGAAGCTGCAAGAGGTATCACAATCTACGCTGCAAACGTTTCAATGGTACACGAATACAGCGGAAAAGAGTACTTAATCAACTTAATCGATACCCCTGGTCACGTTGACTTTGGTGGTGACGTTACAAGAGCAATGAGAGCAATTGATGGTGCTGTTGTTGTATGTTGTGCTGTTGAAGGTGTTATGCCACAAACGGAAACTGTTTTAAGACAGGCATTAAAAGAAAAAGTTAAACCTGTTTTATTCATTAACAAAGTTGACAGATTGATCAATGAATTGAAATTAACCCCTGAAGAATTACAGGGAAGATTCATGAAAATCATTGCAGAAGTTAACAAGTTAATCGAAAAAATGGCTCCTGAAGAATTCAAAAAAGAATGGTTATGTGATGTTGCAAATGGAAAAGTTGCTTTTGGTTCAGCATACAACAACTGGGCTATTTCAGTTCCATACATGCAAAGATCAGGAATTTCATTCAAAGATATTATTGACTACTGTGAGCAAGAAAACCAAAAAGAATTGGCTGAAAAAGCTCCACTCCACGAAGTTGTTCTTGACATGTCAATCAAACACTTACCAAATCCATTGACTGCTCAAAAATACAGAATTCCAAACATCTGGAAAGGAGACGCTGAATCAACCATCGGTAAATCAATGGTTGCTTGTGACCCTAACGGACCACTTGCAGGTGTTGTTACAAAAATTATCGTTGATAAACACGCTGGTGCAATTTCTGCATGCAGATTGTTTTCAGGAAGAATCAAACAAGGAGACGACCTCTACCTCGTTGGTTCAAAACAGAAAGCAAGAGCTCAGCAAGTTTCAATCTTCATGGGTGCTGAAAGAGTTCAGGTACCAAGCATTTCAGCAGGTAACATCTGTGCTTTAACAGGATTAAGAGAAGCTACTGCTGGTGAAACAGTATGCAGCCCTTCAGAAATCTTAGAACCAGGATTTGAATCATTAAGCCACACCTCTGAACCAGTTATCACTGTTGCAATCGAAGCTAAAAACACTAAAGATTTACCAAAATTAATTGAAATCTTAAGACAGATTGCAAGAGAAGACAACACAGTAAGAGTAGAAATCAACGAAGAAACCGGTGAACACTTAATCAGCGGTATGGGTGAGCTCCACATCGAAGTTATCACTAACACCAAAATCGGAAGAGACGGTGGAATTGAAGTAGATGTCGGTGAACCAATCGTTGTTTACAGAGAAACAATTATGGGCACATCCCCAGAAATTGAAGGAAAATCACCAAACAAACACAACAAACTCTACATGATTGCAGAACCTATGGAAGAGTCAGTTTACGCTGCATACGTTGAAGGTAAACTCCACGATGAAGATTACAAAAAGAAAACTACCGCTGATGGTGAAGCAAGGTTAGTTGAAGCAGGTCTTGAAAAAGATCAGGCGAAAAAAGTAATGTCAATTTACAATGGAAACATGATTGTAAACATGACAAGAGGTATCGTGCAACTCGATGAAGCTAGAGAATTAATTATCGAAGGTTTCAAAGAAGGTGTAAGAAACGGTCCACTCGCAGCTGAAAAAGTTCAGGGTGTAAAAATCAGATTAGTGGATGCAACATTCCACGAAGATGCAATCCACAGAGGACCTGCTCAAATTATCCCTGCTGTAAGATTCGGTGTAAGGGATGCAGTTGCCCAAGCAAAACCAGTTCTCCTCGAACCTATGCAAAGTGTTTACATCAACACCCCGCAAGACTACATGGGAGACGGTATGAAAGAGATCAACAACAGAAGAGGACAGATTCTCGACATGGAACAAGAAGGAGACATGTCAATTATCAAATCTTCAGTGCCTGTTGCTGAAATGTTCGGATTTGCTGGTGCAATTAGGGGGGCTACACAAGGTAGATGTTTGTGGAGCGTTGAGTTCTCAGGATTCGAAAGAGTTCCAAACGAGCTTCAACCTAAGATTGCTAAACAAATTAGGGACAGAAAAGGGTTAAAATCTGAATAA
- the rpsJ gene encoding 30S ribosomal protein S10, with product MQKARIKLSSTQHTELDGVCDQIKAIAEKTGVDMSGPIPLPTKALKVTTRKSTDGEGSSSFDRWTMRVHKRVIDIEADERTMKHIMKVRIPDTVQIEIELRN from the coding sequence ATGCAAAAAGCAAGAATAAAATTATCAAGCACACAACACACAGAATTAGACGGTGTATGCGACCAGATTAAAGCTATCGCTGAAAAAACTGGTGTAGACATGTCAGGTCCAATTCCACTACCAACAAAAGCGTTAAAAGTTACAACAAGGAAATCAACAGATGGTGAAGGTTCCTCATCATTCGACAGATGGACAATGAGAGTTCACAAAAGAGTTATCGACATTGAAGCTGACGAAAGAACCATGAAACACATCATGAAAGTTAGAATTCCTGACACAGTTCAAATCGAAATTGAATTGAGAAACTAA
- a CDS encoding formate--phosphoribosylaminoimidazolecarboxamide ligase, whose product MIPKEEIMGIFEKYNKDEVTIVTVGSHTSLHILKGAKLEGFSTAVITTKDRAIPYKRFGVADKFIYVDQFSDISKEEIQQQLRDMNAIIVPHGSFIAYCGLDNVEDTFKVPMFGNRAILRWEAERDLEGRLLGGSGLRIPKKYGGPDEIDGPVMVKFPGARGGRGYFPCSSVEEFWRKIGEFKAKGVLTEDDVSKAHIEEYVVGANYCIHYFYSPLKDQVELMGIDRRYESSIDGLVRVPAKDQLELNIDPSYVITGNFPVVIRESLLPQVFDMGDKLVAKAKEEVNPGMLGPFCLQSLCNDNLELVVFEMSARVDGGTNTFMNGSPYSCLYTGEPLSMGQRIAKEIKLALELNMIDKVIS is encoded by the coding sequence ATGATTCCAAAAGAAGAAATAATGGGGATTTTTGAAAAATATAACAAGGATGAAGTGACTATTGTTACGGTAGGAAGCCACACGTCTTTACACATCTTAAAAGGTGCGAAATTAGAGGGTTTTTCAACAGCAGTTATAACAACAAAAGATAGGGCTATACCATACAAAAGATTTGGTGTGGCAGACAAATTTATCTATGTTGATCAATTTTCAGATATTTCAAAAGAAGAAATTCAACAGCAATTAAGAGATATGAATGCAATTATCGTTCCTCACGGTTCATTCATTGCTTACTGCGGATTAGATAATGTGGAAGACACATTCAAAGTTCCAATGTTTGGAAACAGAGCTATTTTAAGATGGGAAGCTGAAAGGGATCTCGAAGGACGGCTTTTGGGCGGAAGCGGTCTTAGAATTCCAAAAAAATATGGCGGACCTGATGAAATAGATGGGCCAGTAATGGTTAAATTCCCTGGAGCAAGGGGCGGAAGAGGCTACTTCCCATGTTCAAGTGTTGAAGAGTTCTGGAGAAAAATAGGCGAGTTTAAAGCTAAAGGTGTTCTCACAGAAGACGATGTTTCAAAAGCACACATCGAAGAATATGTTGTTGGTGCAAACTACTGCATTCACTATTTCTATTCACCATTAAAAGATCAGGTTGAATTAATGGGAATTGATAGAAGATATGAAAGCAGCATTGATGGGCTCGTTAGAGTTCCTGCAAAAGACCAGCTTGAATTAAATATAGACCCTTCCTACGTTATCACCGGAAACTTCCCTGTTGTAATTAGGGAAAGTCTTTTACCTCAGGTATTTGACATGGGCGATAAATTAGTTGCAAAAGCAAAAGAAGAAGTAAATCCGGGAATGCTTGGACCATTCTGTTTACAGTCATTATGTAATGACAACCTAGAACTCGTTGTATTTGAAATGAGTGCAAGGGTTGATGGTGGAACAAACACGTTTATGAATGGAAGTCCATATTCATGCCTTTACACTGGCGAACCGTTAAGCATGGGTCAGAGAATTGCAAAAGAAATAAAATTAGCACTTGAACTTAACATGATTGACAAAGTTATATCTTAA
- a CDS encoding phosphomannomutase/phosphoglucomutase: protein MVFKAYDIRGIYEKDLDDNFAYSLGKLVGKNYERIMVGNDIRIGSKKLLKPFIYGILENSKVYYAGEISTPLMYFGTLKKFDLGVILTASHNPKEYTGFKMCDIDAIPLSPVDEIKPDFEMFELSEEQKEEIENLDLESLKVDILSKYLNFFTKKLEKTNRKIAVDFANGATTNAEKKVLEKVLENKIFVNDFPDGNFPAHEPDTLKKECLIDIINTVKTNFCEFGLIFDGDGDRIGMVDEKGEILAGDILTAIISNEILNEVKGKIVYDLRCSKVVPETISKNGGTPVKTRVGHYFIKKLMHEIDAEFAGEFSNHFYFKSTGYFESPLLALNYILKALEREGKPLSEISKNYKKYFHSGEINFKVANQKKSIESIEKKYENICKIEKLDGISLYCNDFWFNVRSSNTEPLLRLNLEADDEKTMNEKLTEIKEIINS from the coding sequence TTGGTATTTAAGGCATACGACATCAGGGGAATTTATGAAAAAGATTTAGATGATAATTTTGCTTATTCTTTAGGAAAACTCGTTGGAAAAAACTATGAAAGAATAATGGTTGGAAACGATATTCGAATCGGTTCCAAAAAACTCTTAAAACCATTTATTTACGGGATACTTGAAAATTCTAAAGTTTACTATGCTGGAGAAATCTCAACCCCGCTGATGTACTTTGGAACTCTTAAAAAATTTGATCTTGGAGTAATCTTAACTGCATCCCACAATCCAAAAGAGTATACTGGATTTAAAATGTGCGACATCGATGCAATTCCACTTTCACCAGTAGATGAAATAAAACCGGATTTTGAAATGTTTGAACTTTCAGAAGAACAAAAGGAAGAAATTGAAAATTTGGATTTAGAAAGTTTAAAGGTTGATATTTTAAGTAAATATTTGAATTTTTTTACCAAAAAACTTGAAAAAACAAATCGAAAAATTGCAGTAGACTTTGCAAACGGTGCAACTACCAATGCAGAAAAAAAAGTTTTAGAAAAAGTTTTAGAAAATAAAATATTTGTTAACGATTTTCCGGACGGAAATTTCCCTGCACACGAACCAGACACCCTTAAAAAAGAATGTTTGATCGATATTATAAACACGGTAAAAACTAACTTTTGCGAATTTGGCCTTATTTTTGATGGAGATGGCGACAGAATCGGAATGGTCGATGAAAAAGGAGAAATTTTAGCAGGGGACATATTAACTGCGATAATTTCAAATGAAATTTTAAACGAAGTTAAAGGAAAAATTGTATACGATTTAAGATGCAGTAAAGTGGTTCCTGAAACAATTTCAAAAAATGGGGGAACTCCTGTAAAAACAAGAGTTGGACACTACTTCATAAAAAAATTAATGCATGAAATAGATGCAGAGTTTGCAGGGGAGTTTAGCAATCACTTCTACTTCAAATCAACAGGTTACTTTGAAAGCCCGTTATTAGCATTGAATTATATCTTGAAAGCACTTGAAAGAGAAGGAAAACCACTCTCAGAAATTTCGAAAAATTACAAAAAATATTTCCACAGTGGTGAAATAAACTTTAAAGTGGCTAACCAGAAAAAATCGATCGAATCCATTGAAAAAAAATATGAAAACATCTGCAAAATCGAAAAATTAGATGGAATTTCGCTTTATTGTAATGATTTTTGGTTTAATGTTAGATCATCAAATACTGAACCACTTTTAAGGTTAAATTTAGAAGCAGATGATGAAAAAACAATGAATGAAAAATTAACAGAAATAAAAGAGATAATAAATTCTTAA
- a CDS encoding tRNA (adenine-N1)-methyltransferase yields MVNKELIIDDRGKKYLLNKNLDNFGNDLGVVDLVGKEEGSILITNKGGEFYFVTPTIHDIIKKMKRSVTTLLPKDIGLIIAECGIENGETVVEAGTGSAALTIYLANAVGKEGKIITYEKRPEFAKIARKNLEIVGAVRQNQKIIGIDDEDEEEIEIVENGLYNVTQKIGDITEKIEEENIDVLVLDMPDPWNVVEHAKKSLNKAKGRIAIYVPYVEQAKKGVEALKEHGFLDIRTVECIVRDIEISEKGVRPSTRMIGHTGYITTARVCPEKIVEYVPKKPKETAEQSEEN; encoded by the coding sequence ATGGTTAACAAAGAACTAATTATAGATGATCGTGGAAAAAAATACCTTTTAAATAAAAACCTCGATAATTTCGGAAACGACCTTGGTGTTGTTGATTTAGTTGGAAAAGAAGAAGGATCAATTTTAATTACAAATAAAGGCGGAGAATTTTATTTTGTAACTCCAACTATTCATGACATTATTAAAAAAATGAAAAGAAGTGTTACAACACTCCTTCCAAAAGATATCGGATTAATCATTGCTGAATGCGGTATTGAAAATGGAGAAACCGTTGTTGAAGCAGGTACTGGTTCTGCGGCACTTACAATTTATTTAGCAAATGCTGTTGGAAAAGAAGGAAAAATAATAACTTACGAAAAAAGGCCAGAATTTGCAAAAATTGCTAGAAAAAATCTTGAAATAGTTGGAGCCGTTAGACAAAACCAAAAAATCATTGGAATTGATGACGAAGACGAAGAAGAAATTGAAATTGTAGAAAACGGGCTTTACAACGTTACGCAAAAAATCGGAGATATTACTGAAAAAATAGAAGAAGAAAATATCGATGTTTTAGTTTTGGATATGCCTGACCCTTGGAATGTTGTGGAACATGCTAAAAAATCACTCAATAAAGCAAAGGGAAGAATTGCAATATATGTACCATACGTAGAACAGGCTAAAAAAGGTGTTGAAGCTTTAAAAGAACACGGCTTTTTAGACATTAGAACTGTTGAATGTATTGTAAGAGACATTGAAATTTCAGAAAAAGGAGTAAGGCCATCAACTAGAATGATCGGACACACCGGATACATTACAACTGCGAGAGTCTGCCCTGAAAAAATAGTAGAATACGTTCCAAAAAAGCCAAAAGAGACAGCAGAACAGTCTGAAGAAAATTAA
- the rnhB gene encoding ribonuclease HII produces MSEDINNNLNNSDNSNGSNEKIIVGLDEAGRGPVLGPMVIASVKIDEKNLHKLNDLELKDSKQLSKKKREELYIKINEICDVEKIVIDPETIDKQMEIINLNKIELSAFSKLSNHFIRENDNISIYIDACSSSEQSFSNQFKAKLINKNVEIIAEHKADENYKIVSAASIIAKVTRDRVIEEYKETFGEIGSGYPSDPKTKKFLKNYVYENRTLPKIARKSWATSKNLLKEIEESKIFQWVK; encoded by the coding sequence ATGAGTGAGGATATTAATAATAATTTAAATAATTCGGATAATTCAAACGGATCTAACGAAAAAATAATAGTTGGACTCGATGAAGCAGGCCGTGGACCCGTACTTGGACCAATGGTAATTGCTTCGGTAAAAATTGATGAAAAAAATTTACATAAGTTAAATGATCTTGAATTAAAGGACAGTAAACAACTTTCCAAAAAAAAGCGTGAAGAACTTTATATAAAAATAAACGAAATATGCGATGTCGAAAAGATTGTAATTGATCCTGAAACAATTGACAAACAGATGGAAATTATAAACTTAAACAAAATAGAATTAAGCGCTTTTTCAAAGCTTTCAAATCATTTTATCAGGGAAAATGATAATATATCAATTTATATCGATGCCTGCAGTAGCAGTGAACAGTCATTTTCAAATCAATTTAAAGCAAAACTTATTAATAAAAACGTTGAAATCATTGCTGAACACAAAGCTGATGAAAATTACAAAATAGTGTCTGCTGCATCAATTATTGCTAAAGTAACTCGTGATAGGGTTATTGAAGAATATAAAGAAACTTTTGGAGAAATTGGAAGCGGATATCCAAGTGATCCAAAAACTAAAAAATTTTTAAAAAATTACGTGTATGAAAACAGAACTCTCCCAAAAATTGCTAGAAAGAGCTGGGCAACTTCAAAAAATCTTTTAAAGGAAATCGAAGAATCAAAAATATTTCAGTGGGTGAAATAA
- a CDS encoding 30S ribosomal protein S12, producing MAGSKSPKGEFAGRKLLLKRKASRWHHYKYVNKALSLKLKADPLEGAPMGRGIVIEKVGLEAKQPNSAIRKCVRVQLIKNGRQVTAFAPGNHAINFIDEHDEVVIEGIGGPSGQAKGDIPGVRYKVVLVGKNSIRELVRGRQEKVKR from the coding sequence ATGGCAGGAAGTAAATCTCCAAAAGGAGAATTCGCAGGAAGAAAATTACTTTTAAAAAGAAAAGCAAGCAGATGGCACCACTACAAATACGTTAACAAAGCTCTAAGCTTAAAATTAAAAGCTGACCCATTAGAAGGAGCTCCAATGGGAAGAGGAATTGTTATTGAGAAAGTAGGTCTCGAAGCAAAACAGCCAAACTCTGCTATCAGAAAATGTGTTAGAGTTCAGTTAATCAAAAACGGTAGACAAGTTACAGCATTTGCACCTGGAAACCACGCTATCAACTTCATTGATGAACACGACGAAGTTGTTATCGAAGGTATCGGTGGTCCATCAGGACAGGCTAAAGGGGATATTCCAGGAGTTAGATACAAAGTTGTATTAGTCGGTAAAAACTCAATCAGAGAGCTTGTCAGAGGAAGACAGGAAAAAGTTAAAAGATAA
- a CDS encoding NusA-like transcription termination signal-binding factor has translation MRIKLNTEDIMRISLFEKMTGADVIDSTSDDEKIVFVVKEGDIGAAIGKGGENVRNATEKFGKKIDLIEYSEDVKQFIKNIFAPIEVEDVWTKKFGDDLVVYIRVHPRFRRAIIGDKGKNIDRAVDIAGRLAGVKNIKVVAGLRKDNDKKPKQEEVPEKAAESSKNVEAEENQ, from the coding sequence ATGAGAATTAAACTTAATACAGAAGATATCATGAGAATCAGTCTCTTCGAAAAGATGACTGGTGCTGACGTGATTGATAGCACTTCTGATGATGAAAAAATTGTTTTCGTTGTTAAAGAAGGTGACATTGGAGCTGCAATTGGAAAAGGCGGCGAAAATGTGAGAAATGCAACTGAAAAATTCGGTAAAAAAATAGACTTAATCGAATACTCAGAAGATGTAAAACAGTTCATTAAAAACATCTTTGCTCCAATTGAAGTAGAAGATGTATGGACTAAAAAATTTGGTGACGATTTAGTAGTTTACATAAGAGTTCATCCAAGATTTAGGAGAGCTATTATTGGAGACAAAGGAAAAAACATTGATAGAGCAGTAGACATTGCAGGAAGACTTGCAGGTGTTAAAAATATCAAAGTCGTTGCTGGTTTAAGAAAAGATAACGATAAAAAACCAAAACAGGAAGAAGTACCTGAAAAAGCAGCAGAATCATCTAAAAATGTTGAAGCTGAAGAAAACCAATAA
- a CDS encoding 50S ribosomal protein L30e — MRRRSNMDINRAIRVAVDTGNVVLGTKQAIKNIKHGEGQLVIVADNCAKDVREDIFYYTQLSETPVYTHQATSIELGAICGKPFPVSALLVLEPGNSAILNVNNEE, encoded by the coding sequence ATGAGAAGGAGGTCTAATATGGACATAAACAGAGCTATAAGAGTAGCAGTGGACACTGGAAATGTAGTCTTAGGTACAAAACAGGCTATTAAAAACATAAAACACGGCGAAGGCCAGTTAGTAATTGTTGCAGACAACTGCGCAAAAGACGTTAGAGAAGACATTTTTTATTACACACAACTTTCAGAAACCCCGGTTTACACACACCAGGCAACTTCAATTGAACTTGGAGCTATTTGTGGAAAACCATTCCCTGTTTCCGCATTGTTGGTTTTAGAACCTGGTAACTCGGCTATTTTAAACGTTAACAATGAAGAATAA
- the tuf gene encoding translation elongation factor EF-1 subunit alpha: protein MAKEKPILNVAFIGHVDAGKSTTVGRLLLDGGAIDPQLIVRLRKEAEEKGKAGFEFAYVMDGLKEERERGVTIDVAHKKFPTAKYEVTIVDCPGHRDFIKNMITGASQADAAVLVVNVDDAKSGIQPQTREHVFLSRTLGITQLAVAINKMDTVNFSEADYNEMKKMLGDQLLKMVGFNPDNINFIPVASLLGDNVFKKSDKTPWYNGPTLAEVIDGFQPPEKPTTLPLRLPIQDVYSITGVGTVPVGRVETGIIKPGDKVVFEPAGAVGEIKTVEMHHEQLPSAEPGDNIGFNVRGVGKKDIKRGDVLGHTTNPPTVAADFTAQIVVLQHPSVMTVGYTPVFHAHTAQIACTFMELQKKLNPATGEVLEENPDFLKAGDAAIVKLMPTKPLVMESVKEIPQLGRFAIRDMGMTVAAGMAIQVTAKNK, encoded by the coding sequence ATGGCAAAAGAAAAACCAATTCTTAACGTTGCATTTATCGGACACGTAGATGCTGGTAAATCAACAACAGTAGGAAGATTATTATTAGATGGTGGAGCTATCGACCCACAGTTAATCGTAAGATTAAGAAAAGAAGCTGAAGAAAAAGGTAAAGCAGGATTCGAATTTGCTTACGTTATGGACGGTTTAAAGGAAGAAAGAGAAAGAGGAGTTACAATTGACGTAGCTCACAAAAAATTCCCTACCGCAAAATACGAAGTTACAATCGTAGACTGCCCAGGCCACAGAGACTTCATTAAAAACATGATCACTGGTGCTTCACAAGCTGATGCAGCTGTTTTAGTTGTAAACGTTGACGATGCTAAATCAGGCATTCAACCCCAAACAAGAGAACACGTTTTCTTATCAAGAACACTTGGTATCACCCAATTAGCTGTTGCAATCAACAAAATGGACACAGTTAACTTCTCAGAAGCTGACTACAACGAAATGAAAAAGATGTTAGGCGACCAATTGTTAAAAATGGTTGGATTCAACCCTGACAACATCAACTTCATACCAGTTGCTTCACTTCTTGGTGACAACGTATTCAAAAAATCCGACAAAACACCATGGTACAACGGACCTACACTCGCAGAAGTTATCGATGGATTCCAACCACCTGAAAAACCAACAACCTTACCATTAAGATTACCTATCCAGGATGTTTACTCAATCACTGGTGTAGGTACAGTTCCAGTAGGAAGAGTTGAAACAGGTATCATCAAACCAGGAGACAAAGTTGTCTTCGAACCTGCAGGAGCAGTAGGAGAAATCAAAACTGTGGAAATGCACCACGAACAATTACCAAGTGCTGAACCTGGAGACAACATCGGTTTCAACGTAAGAGGCGTTGGTAAAAAAGACATTAAAAGAGGAGACGTTTTAGGACATACAACAAACCCTCCAACAGTTGCTGCAGACTTCACAGCACAAATCGTTGTTTTACAACACCCATCAGTTATGACAGTAGGTTACACACCTGTATTCCACGCACACACAGCACAGATTGCATGTACATTCATGGAATTACAGAAAAAATTAAACCCTGCAACTGGTGAAGTTTTAGAAGAAAACCCAGACTTCTTAAAAGCTGGTGACGCTGCAATCGTTAAATTAATGCCTACAAAACCATTAGTTATGGAAAGCGTTAAAGAAATCCCACAACTCGGTAGATTCGCAATCAGAGATATGGGTATGACCGTTGCTGCAGGTATGGCAATCCAAGTTACAGCTAAAAACAAATAA
- a CDS encoding 30S ribosomal protein S7, which translates to MEIKLFGKWDSETVAVKDPSLKSYISVAPVLVPHTAGRNSKKSFDKSKMNIVERLANKLMANQNNTGKKHETLAIVEEALSIIENRTKENPVQVLVDALENSGPREETTRISYGGIAFLQSVDVSPSRRLDTAFRNIALGASESAHKNKKTVAQCLADELIFASKADMQKSFAVKKKEEKERVAQSAR; encoded by the coding sequence TTGGAAATCAAATTATTTGGTAAATGGGACAGTGAAACTGTCGCAGTTAAAGACCCAAGTTTAAAATCCTACATTAGTGTAGCTCCAGTTTTAGTTCCACATACTGCAGGAAGAAACTCAAAGAAAAGTTTTGATAAATCAAAAATGAACATTGTAGAAAGATTAGCTAACAAATTAATGGCTAACCAAAACAACACCGGTAAAAAACACGAAACTTTAGCAATTGTCGAAGAAGCTTTGTCAATCATTGAAAACAGGACTAAAGAAAACCCTGTTCAAGTTTTAGTTGATGCTTTAGAAAATTCAGGACCTAGGGAAGAAACAACAAGAATCTCCTACGGGGGAATTGCATTCTTACAGTCAGTTGATGTTTCACCATCAAGACGATTGGACACAGCTTTTAGAAACATTGCACTTGGTGCTTCAGAAAGCGCACACAAAAATAAAAAAACCGTTGCTCAATGCTTAGCAGACGAACTCATCTTTGCTTCAAAAGCTGACATGCAAAAAAGCTTTGCTGTTAAGAAAAAAGAAGAAAAAGAGAGAGTTGCACAATCTGCAAGATAA